CACCCGGTGGACCTTCAAAAACGGCTTGCGCACGACGACGACGATGTCTTGCCATGACACGCGCGATTCGCCGAGCTTCTCCTCCTTGGCCGCGGCCTTCGCGGCCTTGGAGCCAGTGCCGGCGTCGAGGTCGAGCCCGAGGTCGTCGCCGCCGAGATCGCCGGTGTCGCCCTCGTCCGGCGGCGCCGGCTCGTCCGTGCTCGGCTGCTCGGAGGCCTCGTCGGTTTCGAAGGTCATTTCGGCGTCGTCGTCCTCCTTGTCTTGCGCCTTCGCGGACGACGGACCGAGCAACACCAGCGCGACCGCGACCGCGACGCGCGCCGTGACCAAAGGCTCGAAAATACGACGGCTCATCCCTCTCTCCGTGCTGTGGTCAAGGCTGAAAAACCTTGTAATTCTAGCGGTTTGCAGCCGTGTTCCAGGGTGGCGGCACTATAACACGCTGATTCTTCGCGCCACAACCTGTGATGGGGATCATTCACTGTCCGGTTAGGCGGCGTGAGCCGCCGGGTCCGGCGCATACAGCGCGTCGATGAAGGCGTCGGGATCGAACGGTCGCAGGTCGTCGACCTGCTCGCCGACGCCCACGTACCGCACCGGCACCTGTAACTCGTTGCAAATGCCCAAAATGACACCGCCTTTGGCGGTGCCGTCGAGCTTGGTGAGGACGATGCCGGTGATGTCCATGGCCTCCTTGAACATCTGCGCCTGGGCGATGGCGTTCTGCCCGGTGGTTGCATCGAGGACCAACCAGGTCTCGTGCGGCGCGCCAGGCAGCGCCTTGTCGCATACGCGGCGAACCTTCTTGAGTTCCTCCATGAGGTCGACCTTGGTGTGGAGGCGGCCGGCCGTGTCGGCGATGACGAGGTCGAAGCCGTCGTCGATGCCGCGGCGGATCGCGTCGAAGATGACCGCGGAGGGATCGGCGTTGGGTTTTCCGCGAACGACCGGCGCTCCGGCCCGCTCACCCCAGATTTCGAGCTGCTCGCCGGCCGCCGCGCGAAACGTGTCTCCCGCGGCCAGCAGCACCTTGGCGCCGCGCCGCGTGTGGAGCGCGGCCAGCTTGCCGATCGTGGTGGTCTTGCCGACCCCGTTGACGCCGATCGTGAGCAGCACGAAGGGCCGCGCGCGCGACCAGTCGACCGGCGGCGCGTCCACCGACAAGATGTCGCGCGACAGCCGTCGCAGCTCGGACCAGATCGCGTCGGCGTCGGCCAGCTCCGAGCGGGACAGCTTCGCTTTGATCTGCTGAAACAGCTTGTCGGCGGTGCGCGGGCCGATGTCCGCGGTGAGCAGCACTTCCTCGAGTTCGTCGAGGATGGATGCGTCGATCTGCTTGCGGAACAGCCGCCCGAGGCGCGCGACGAATCCGCCGCGGGTCTTGGCGAGGCCGCGCTCGAACGCGGCGCGGGCCTCGTCGTCGTCGGCGCGCGCAGCCGCGTCGCCGGTGTCGCGCTCGTCGTCCGCGTCGCGGTCGTCGCCGTCGGCGCGGTCGTCGCCCGCGTCGCGCTCGTCGCCCGCATCGCGCTCTTCGCCGGCGCCGGCGTCGCGGTCGCCGCCGGTATCGCGCTCGCCGCCGGTATCGCGCTCGCCGCCGGTATCGCGCTCGCCGCCGGCCGCACCGCGCGCGCGATCTCGATGGCCGCGGTCCTCGAGCCGGCCGGCGGCCGGTCGCGCGCCCACCTGTTTGCGGGCGGCGCGACGCACGCCGGCGACGAACAGCAGCACCGCGGCGATCGCCACCGCCGCGTATAGCAACTCGGTGCCCAAGACGGCCGGGTTATACCACCGCTTGCGACGCCTCCGCCCGCGCGGCGGCGCCCAGCGCGCGGGCCGACTCGACCGCCTCTTCGCCGGGAGGCGCCGGGCCGAAGTAGGTCCGCTCGACGAAGTCGGTGAGCGCGGCGAGCCGTGCCGCCGGCCGCATCGCGCGCACGGCGTCGAGGATCTGGCGCGGCGTCCACACGCCCCAGCGCGCGCCCGGCGGCAGCAGCGGCTCCGCGATCTC
This genomic stretch from Deltaproteobacteria bacterium harbors:
- the ftsY gene encoding signal recognition particle-docking protein FtsY; its protein translation is MGTELLYAAVAIAAVLLFVAGVRRAARKQVGARPAAGRLEDRGHRDRARGAAGGERDTGGERDTGGERDTGGDRDAGAGEERDAGDERDAGDDRADGDDRDADDERDTGDAAARADDDEARAAFERGLAKTRGGFVARLGRLFRKQIDASILDELEEVLLTADIGPRTADKLFQQIKAKLSRSELADADAIWSELRRLSRDILSVDAPPVDWSRARPFVLLTIGVNGVGKTTTIGKLAALHTRRGAKVLLAAGDTFRAAAGEQLEIWGERAGAPVVRGKPNADPSAVIFDAIRRGIDDGFDLVIADTAGRLHTKVDLMEELKKVRRVCDKALPGAPHETWLVLDATTGQNAIAQAQMFKEAMDITGIVLTKLDGTAKGGVILGICNELQVPVRYVGVGEQVDDLRPFDPDAFIDALYAPDPAAHAA